Proteins found in one Miscanthus floridulus cultivar M001 chromosome 4, ASM1932011v1, whole genome shotgun sequence genomic segment:
- the LOC136549668 gene encoding uncharacterized protein — protein MEPAAEDAAAAAAAPDSWETADIDEPMSRLILSARRVSSSPDLADDQDPPQPPPTLQPQGGLPSSAPSAAREDLVAQVDQFLREALEKPRERLSVLRMEQEILKFIRDPRRTEYEFSGLPTSYLRLAAHRLAQHYFLQSIAIPDNSLPDGTGSRIILRKTSSECRLPAVRLADIPVNLPQEENISVAKVAIKQRPQKNFHGMNSSSAHSSRENLQKSVEERKEEYNKARARIFNNSNSSNATDGRSAEEVTLPSTLHRSTSLELNSSNRMGQGAEITLERSLTTTSASSRSNRSKIDKEPAVNRSRQNNRVAIFRDRESERKDPDYDRSYDRYMQRFDPGFGFSGVPYTIQPLYAPAVNYNTEFPQLGSAHRSPVAVEQQPRPIAQHMPASWSAAQASNAIGYGPDGVMGPYSPGHTGAPVRSAVFMHASQQYAIPSRPGVPFVHPQESMGPFALTHQQQPDASLRFARPR, from the exons ATGGAGCCAGCAGCCGAGgacgccgcagccgcagccgccgcgcCGGACTCGTGGGAGACGGCCGACATCGACGAGCCCATGAGCCGGCTCATCCTctccgcgcgccgcgtgtcctcGTCGCCCGACCTCGCCGACGACCAGGATCCGCCCCAGCCGCCGCCCACTCTGCAGCCGCAGGGCGGCCTACCTTCCTCGGCTCCCTCGGCTGCGCGCGAGGATTTGGTCGCCCAGGTCGATCAGTTCCTACGGGAGGCCCTCGAGAAACCAAGGGAGAGGCTTTCTG TGCTAAGAATGGAGCAGGAAATTTTGAAGTTCATTCGTGACCCTAGGCGTACAGAGTATGAATTCAGTGGTCTTCCAACTTCGTATCTGCGTCTTGCTGCACATCGCCTGGCGCAGCATTACTTCCTGCAGTCCATTGCCATACCAGACAACAGTTTGCCTGATGGAACTGGTTCGCGTATCATCCTCCGTAAGACATCATCTGAGTGCCGACTGCCTGCTGTCCGCCTTGCAGATATTCCAGTTAACCTGCCACAAGAAGAGAACATCTCTGTGGCGAAAGTAGCTATTAAGCAGAGGCCTCAAAAGAATTTCCATGGCATGAACAGCTCAAGTGCTCACTCATCTAGAGAGAACCTCCAGAAAAGTGTCGAAGAAAGGAAAGAGGAATACAACAAGGCACGAGCGCGGATATTTAACAACAGCAATAGCAGTAATGCTACTGATGGGAGGTCAGCTGAGGAAGTGACTTTACCCAGTACTCTTCACAGGTCCACTTCCTTGGAGTTGAACTCAAGCAATAGAATGGGCCAAGGGGCTGAAATTACTCTCGAGAGGAGCCTGACTACCACTTCAGCTAGCAGCAGGTCAAATAGAAGCAAGATTGATAAGGAGCCTGCAGTCAATAGAAGCAGGCAGAACAATAGGGTTGCAATTTTCAGAGACCGTGAGTCAGAGCGCAAGGATCCTGATTATGACAGAAGCTATGACAG GTATATGCAAAGATTTGATCCTGGATTTGGATTTAGTGGAGTCCCATACACAATTCAACCCCTCTATGCCCCTGCTGTTAACTACAACACTGAATTTCCCCAGCTTGGTTCAGCGCACCGGTCACCTGTTGCTGTCGAACAGCAACCTCGTCCAATAGCTCAGCACATGCCTGCATCATGGTCAGCAGCTCAAGCATCAAATGCAATTGGCTATGGGCCAGATGGTGTCATGGGACCTTACAGCCCTGGCCATACTGGTGCACCTGTGAGATCGGCTGTTTTCATGCATGCTTCACAGCAATATGCCATACCTTCACGCCCTGGAGTCCCATTTGTACATCCACAGGAATCCATGGGACCATTTGCACTG ACCCACCAACAACAACCTGATGCTAGTTTGCGCTTTGCCCGGCCCCGGTGA